Proteins co-encoded in one Candidatus Wallbacteria bacterium genomic window:
- a CDS encoding agmatine deiminase family protein, whose protein sequence is MIRLLAVLFCLTLTFAVMSEPVQQDDINSKIEKEPAGNSSTPLPAAMTAEEWEAVRKMPPVRAFRAGRKPTGTFTAPAEYEPADALFLSWKGWEDLLAQMAKFVAEDSKVYIAYDYNLSAIKSKLSSVGANLSNIEFLNVPLDAVWMRDFGPWWILKNGGNREIIDTKYYRDRQNDDAFPIKFGQLKGIPVNESNLITEGGNIMLDGHGVAIISDVQLRKNSWGVTYTKEQVEQIYRDYFGVNRVIWLKRLKDGSAGGTGHIDIQMKLLNDNTIIVSQHSGPSAGYSGNYEILEENARIMANETNGLGQKFNVVRIPMPDHPRSTYTYTNSLIINKKVLVPVFGIADDERALEIYRNCLPGYDVQGFDSSDIINYGGAIHCTTITQYTDGMKLIYNPARAGKAGEPVTVRLEVESRNPLSQDGARLFWSTERNGAYQPLKLSLKNGAYQGQIPAQTAGTRIYYFFSAEDLTGSYLNLPAGAPDTEVYNLIFN, encoded by the coding sequence GTGATCAGATTACTTGCAGTGCTTTTCTGTCTTACACTCACTTTTGCAGTCATGTCTGAACCGGTTCAGCAGGACGACATTAACAGCAAAATTGAAAAAGAACCTGCCGGCAACTCATCCACACCGCTGCCTGCAGCGATGACGGCTGAAGAGTGGGAAGCAGTCAGAAAAATGCCTCCGGTGAGAGCGTTCCGCGCCGGCAGAAAGCCGACAGGGACATTCACCGCGCCTGCCGAATATGAACCTGCAGATGCGCTGTTCCTGTCATGGAAAGGCTGGGAAGATTTGCTCGCCCAGATGGCCAAATTCGTGGCAGAGGATTCCAAAGTCTATATCGCCTATGATTATAACCTTTCTGCGATCAAGTCCAAGTTAAGTTCAGTCGGAGCCAACTTGTCGAACATCGAATTCCTCAATGTTCCTCTTGACGCAGTCTGGATGCGGGATTTCGGCCCCTGGTGGATCCTGAAGAACGGCGGAAACCGTGAAATCATCGATACCAAGTATTACCGCGACAGGCAGAATGATGATGCTTTCCCGATCAAATTCGGCCAGCTGAAAGGAATTCCTGTCAATGAATCCAACCTGATCACTGAAGGCGGCAATATCATGCTCGACGGACATGGAGTTGCCATCATTTCAGATGTTCAGCTGAGGAAGAACTCCTGGGGCGTTACCTATACCAAAGAGCAGGTGGAGCAGATCTACCGCGATTATTTCGGGGTCAACAGGGTGATCTGGCTGAAACGCCTGAAAGACGGATCTGCAGGCGGAACAGGCCATATCGACATACAGATGAAGCTTCTGAATGATAATACGATCATTGTCAGCCAGCACAGCGGACCTAGCGCAGGATACTCAGGCAACTATGAAATCCTGGAAGAAAATGCCCGCATCATGGCCAATGAAACCAACGGGCTTGGCCAGAAATTCAATGTAGTGCGGATCCCGATGCCGGATCATCCCAGATCCACTTATACCTATACTAATTCCCTGATCATCAATAAAAAGGTGCTGGTGCCTGTTTTCGGAATCGCGGATGACGAAAGAGCGCTGGAAATTTACCGGAACTGCCTGCCTGGTTACGATGTGCAGGGCTTCGACAGCAGCGACATCATTAATTATGGAGGTGCTATCCACTGCACTACAATTACACAGTATACTGATGGCATGAAGTTGATTTATAACCCTGCCAGGGCTGGCAAGGCAGGCGAACCTGTGACTGTGCGCCTGGAAGTGGAAAGCCGCAATCCTCTTTCCCAGGATGGCGCCAGGCTTTTCTGGTCTACTGAGAGAAACGGGGCTTATCAGCCTCTGAAACTTTCCCTGAAGAATGGTGCCTATCAGGGGCAGATCCCTGCCCAGACCGCAGGCACCAGGATTTACTATTTCTTCTCAGCTGAAGATCTGACCGGGAGTTACCTTAACCTGCCGGCTGGAGCGCCGGATACGGAAGTCTATAACCTCATTTTTAACTGA
- a CDS encoding ATPase, T2SS/T4P/T4SS family — protein sequence MEKKILADFFRHFAKLLGSGTPIRDTLSICRKQNYMSGHEDLMDFLIQCLNSGKDFGESLEKLGFRGEYLNFVTRGESAGNLDETAAKLADVLASDCSSETCIQLAVPVQEAGKSSEADIIRMVNQWISDCVERHASDLHIIPVPGRDAVVKYRVNGVLEEAARISREILPMVTVRIKSMAALEVAERRLPQDGRIQIRVNGRECDLRIATLPTLLGEKITARFIQKTDVLIGLDKIDFSGRDFQAAMEMIGKPYGMIFVTGATGQGKSTTCYSLLQEYLKKGCNVVTVELPIEYVMSGATQIHVDPSIGLTPLAALRSAMRSDPDVIFISEFSDWLTIELAIKAAQTGHVVIGVFHAKSVLELLETLLSMEKLEPSLIANVLNGVISQALVRKLCDCKEKVKTAPGMAKKHKLGTVYQAKGCDKCLSSGYLGRVPVREVIVLSHELKEAFAAADRDRIKKLVTSSLHERALELVRDGVTSLEEVQRVFGVI from the coding sequence AAAGAAAATACTGGCTGATTTTTTCAGGCATTTCGCGAAGCTGCTGGGTTCAGGCACCCCGATCCGGGACACTCTCAGCATCTGCAGGAAACAGAATTACATGAGCGGGCATGAAGATCTGATGGACTTTCTGATCCAGTGCCTGAACTCAGGCAAAGACTTCGGTGAATCCTTGGAGAAGCTTGGGTTTCGCGGCGAGTATCTGAATTTTGTGACCAGGGGTGAATCCGCCGGAAATCTGGACGAAACAGCCGCCAAACTGGCTGATGTACTGGCTTCAGACTGCAGCAGCGAAACCTGCATTCAACTGGCAGTCCCTGTACAGGAAGCAGGTAAATCATCTGAAGCGGACATTATCAGAATGGTAAACCAGTGGATTTCAGACTGCGTGGAGCGGCATGCCAGCGACCTGCATATCATTCCTGTTCCCGGCAGGGATGCTGTAGTCAAATACCGGGTGAACGGAGTGCTCGAGGAGGCAGCGAGGATCAGCCGGGAAATCCTGCCTATGGTCACAGTCAGGATCAAATCTATGGCCGCCTTGGAAGTGGCTGAGCGAAGGCTGCCCCAGGACGGCAGGATTCAAATCAGAGTCAATGGCAGGGAATGCGACCTCAGGATTGCCACACTTCCCACACTTCTCGGGGAAAAGATCACTGCCCGTTTTATCCAGAAGACTGATGTGCTGATCGGACTGGACAAAATCGATTTTTCCGGCAGGGATTTCCAGGCTGCCATGGAGATGATCGGTAAGCCATATGGGATGATTTTTGTGACAGGTGCCACAGGGCAGGGGAAAAGCACCACCTGCTATTCCCTGCTCCAGGAATACCTGAAAAAAGGCTGCAATGTGGTGACAGTGGAGCTGCCCATCGAGTATGTCATGAGCGGAGCCACTCAGATTCATGTCGATCCGAGTATCGGACTTACACCGTTAGCTGCTCTCAGATCAGCGATGCGTTCCGATCCGGACGTGATCTTCATCAGCGAATTCTCGGACTGGCTGACCATCGAACTGGCGATCAAGGCAGCTCAGACAGGCCATGTTGTAATCGGGGTGTTTCACGCCAAGAGCGTGCTGGAACTGCTGGAAACCCTTCTTTCGATGGAAAAGCTTGAGCCGTCTCTGATCGCGAATGTCCTGAACGGAGTGATTTCCCAGGCGCTGGTGCGCAAGCTCTGCGACTGCAAGGAAAAGGTCAAGACAGCTCCGGGAATGGCGAAAAAGCATAAACTGGGAACAGTTTACCAGGCAAAGGGTTGCGACAAATGCCTCAGTTCAGGCTATCTGGGCCGTGTCCCGGTGCGTGAAGTGATTGTTCTCAGCCATGAACTGAAGGAAGCCTTCGCTGCAGCAGACAGGGACAGAATCAAAAAACTCGTCACCAGCTCACTGCATGAACGGGCTCTGGAACTGGTCAGGGATGGAGTGACCTCTCTCGAAGAAGTGCAGAGGGTGTTCGGGGTGATTTAA